From Vreelandella neptunia, the proteins below share one genomic window:
- a CDS encoding DUF2784 domain-containing protein gives MPPSLLLMLADTLLILHVLFVAFVVLGLVTIYAGYFFNWRWVRNRTFRIVHLCAIGYVVVQAWFGVVCPLTTWEMALRAEADAATYSGSFIQYWLHSLLYFTLPEWVFVVVYTLFGGLVLASWFVVKPCQHSR, from the coding sequence ATGCCCCCATCACTGCTGCTAATGCTCGCCGACACCCTTCTAATTCTCCACGTGCTGTTTGTGGCCTTCGTGGTGTTAGGCCTGGTCACAATTTACGCAGGCTATTTCTTCAACTGGCGGTGGGTTCGCAATAGAACCTTCCGCATCGTACATCTTTGCGCCATTGGCTATGTGGTGGTTCAGGCTTGGTTCGGGGTGGTTTGTCCATTAACTACCTGGGAAATGGCGCTGAGGGCAGAGGCGGACGCCGCTACCTATTCGGGCTCATTTATTCAGTACTGGCTGCATAGCCTGCTCTATTTTACTTTGCCTGAGTGGGTGTTTGTGGTGGTTTACACACTATTCGGTGGCTTGGTGTTGGCCAGTTGGTTTGTGGTGAAGCCTTGTCAGCACTCTCGCTAG
- a CDS encoding arsinothricin resistance N-acetyltransferase ArsN1 family B — MIRDAIKGDSEAIAHIYNHYIENTAISFEEKPVLGSDIQGRIENVQGAGLPWLVAVEEGAVVGYAYATKWKERSAYRFSVEVSVYLSNQSHGRGLGAKLYETLFSTLKEGGIHAVMGGITLPNPASIALHEKMGMKKVAHFEKVGFKFAQWHDVGYWQLSLNT, encoded by the coding sequence ATGATCAGAGATGCCATAAAGGGTGATTCGGAAGCCATAGCGCACATTTATAACCACTACATCGAAAATACCGCTATTTCATTTGAAGAAAAGCCAGTATTGGGTTCAGACATCCAAGGCCGGATTGAAAACGTTCAGGGGGCAGGTTTGCCTTGGTTGGTGGCAGTGGAAGAGGGTGCTGTGGTGGGCTATGCCTACGCTACCAAATGGAAAGAGAGAAGCGCCTATCGCTTTTCAGTCGAAGTCAGCGTCTACCTTTCCAACCAGTCGCACGGTAGGGGCTTGGGTGCAAAACTGTACGAAACACTCTTTTCCACGCTCAAAGAGGGCGGGATTCATGCGGTGATGGGCGGCATAACGCTTCCCAACCCTGCCAGCATTGCACTGCATGAAAAAATGGGCATGAAAAAAGTGGCCCATTTTGAAAAGGTAGGGTTTAAGTTCGCTCAGTGGCACGACGTGGGCTACTGGCAGTTAAGCTTGAATACCTGA
- a CDS encoding winged helix-turn-helix domain-containing protein: MTITEIKRPQQLSRLRRLALAAQGLLQNQAYGRGLAGAREAINHLGYVQIDTISVVERAHHHVIHSRVPGFEPHMLNQLLINKDIFEYWSHAAAFLPITDFRFSLPYKNAIKSGQTHWFRSPDKKLMGELLARIRSDGPLRSRDVGASTIKRAGWWDWKPAKKALEQLYMQGDLMVSDRDGFQKTYDLTERVLPSHVNLQMPSMEEFAAHLVDQQLRCHGFASLKGLTYLRRNAELRQAVNALVNERLAQGDLERVKVSSGDVFILERGALERPLPRLKERMLILSPFDNSVIQRERLRALFQYDYQLECYVPEAKRQYGYFCLPLLYRDAFVGRMDCKVHRKTSHLEIKNLYFEPHPFDEHRVVTAFVEAIVQFCHFQKSDSVSLNAVQPEHLTQRLRSALKPLG; this comes from the coding sequence ATGACAATTACTGAAATTAAACGCCCACAACAGCTGTCGCGTTTGCGTCGCCTTGCTCTGGCTGCGCAAGGTTTGCTGCAGAATCAGGCTTATGGACGTGGCTTAGCCGGAGCCCGTGAAGCGATTAATCACCTGGGTTATGTTCAGATAGACACCATATCTGTGGTTGAGCGAGCCCATCATCATGTTATTCACTCCCGAGTACCTGGGTTTGAGCCACACATGTTGAACCAGCTGTTGATCAATAAAGACATTTTTGAGTATTGGTCGCACGCGGCTGCATTTTTACCTATTACCGATTTTCGCTTTTCCTTGCCCTACAAAAACGCTATCAAAAGCGGGCAAACGCATTGGTTTAGATCACCTGATAAAAAGCTAATGGGAGAGTTGTTGGCTCGCATACGGTCAGATGGCCCGCTGCGGTCTCGAGATGTAGGGGCTAGCACCATAAAACGTGCAGGTTGGTGGGACTGGAAGCCAGCCAAAAAGGCACTTGAACAGCTGTATATGCAAGGCGATCTGATGGTCAGCGACCGCGACGGCTTTCAAAAGACATATGATCTAACCGAGCGGGTATTGCCATCCCACGTAAATTTACAGATGCCCTCCATGGAGGAGTTTGCAGCGCACCTTGTAGACCAACAATTACGCTGTCATGGGTTTGCTTCACTCAAAGGGCTGACTTATCTGCGCCGAAATGCAGAGTTACGCCAAGCTGTGAATGCCCTGGTAAATGAAAGGTTAGCGCAGGGCGATTTAGAGAGAGTGAAAGTGAGCAGTGGCGATGTATTTATATTGGAAAGGGGCGCGCTCGAACGCCCTCTTCCTCGTTTGAAAGAGCGAATGTTGATTCTTTCCCCCTTCGACAACAGTGTCATTCAGCGGGAGCGGCTCAGGGCGCTATTTCAATACGACTATCAGCTGGAATGTTATGTGCCCGAAGCCAAGCGTCAGTATGGTTACTTTTGCCTGCCGCTACTTTATCGCGATGCATTTGTTGGCCGGATGGATTGTAAAGTCCATCGCAAAACCAGTCACTTAGAGATCAAGAACTTATATTTCGAGCCACACCCTTTTGATGAACATAGAGTCGTTACTGCTTTTGTGGAAGCCATCGTTCAGTTTTGTCATTTTCAAAAATCTGACTCCGTCTCTTTGAATGCAGTCCAACCCGAACACCTGACTCAGCGGTTGCGCAGCGCGTTAAAACCCCTGGGGTGA
- a CDS encoding CHAD domain-containing protein, whose amino-acid sequence MRHLYLMRHAKAKQPSGDMTDHQRPLRKRGKRQAAAMAHVLQHWQALEGGIYVSTAARTRETFDEIAGQLPDHTLVNQVHFDENLYTFDGGGLQAWVESLPNEAERVLVIGHNPALHDLARWLDQTAPHSLPTGSVLHFTLSGSSWKSAGHNGAKLAGCLTPGMASYPLFQRLAPQPPKSNNDTASRIRDMLEYLYQMIRALEAGVIAGVDPEFLHQYRVNLRRSRAVGESVRTITRVPGLKKMLKRLKQRAQATSDLRDIDVFLEDMVKTPPPLTSGSRQGLMQWLLACQRERHQALCQQLHAPAYAEEMEAWQHFIASDDVGKGLSKLTPKRIRRVLNERIARHDEDLAALSLDTHDTGFHELRKGVKRIRYLADLNPETPEPFLSQLKHRQRLLGEYQDLCSRQAWLDAFGASPDSDPQQQQECVQWRDSLEKPKLVLRKEVLALEALANVSP is encoded by the coding sequence ATGCGGCACCTATACCTAATGCGGCATGCCAAGGCTAAACAGCCCAGTGGCGATATGACCGACCATCAACGGCCGTTGCGAAAGCGTGGTAAACGTCAGGCAGCGGCGATGGCGCATGTGCTTCAGCACTGGCAAGCGTTAGAAGGGGGGATTTACGTCAGTACAGCGGCTCGCACGCGGGAAACCTTCGATGAGATCGCAGGCCAACTACCTGATCATACCCTGGTCAACCAGGTTCACTTTGATGAAAACCTTTATACGTTCGATGGTGGCGGGCTGCAGGCCTGGGTCGAATCGTTGCCAAACGAAGCCGAAAGAGTCCTGGTGATTGGGCATAACCCGGCGCTGCATGATCTGGCTCGTTGGCTCGACCAGACAGCGCCGCATTCGCTGCCCACCGGGAGCGTTCTGCATTTCACGCTGTCCGGTTCTTCTTGGAAAAGCGCGGGGCATAACGGAGCCAAACTGGCAGGGTGCCTGACCCCGGGAATGGCCAGCTATCCGCTTTTTCAGCGCCTTGCCCCCCAGCCACCCAAAAGCAATAACGACACCGCCAGCCGCATTCGTGACATGCTGGAGTACCTGTATCAGATGATCCGTGCCTTGGAAGCTGGTGTTATCGCAGGTGTTGACCCTGAGTTCCTGCACCAGTACCGGGTCAATCTGCGTCGTAGCCGGGCAGTGGGTGAGTCCGTGCGCACCATTACCCGAGTGCCTGGCCTGAAAAAGATGCTTAAGCGGCTCAAGCAACGTGCCCAGGCTACCAGTGACCTGCGTGATATTGATGTGTTTCTGGAGGATATGGTCAAGACGCCTCCACCGCTAACTTCTGGTAGTCGCCAGGGATTGATGCAGTGGCTGCTGGCTTGCCAGCGGGAGCGCCACCAGGCACTGTGTCAGCAGTTACATGCACCGGCATATGCTGAGGAGATGGAGGCATGGCAGCACTTTATCGCTTCCGATGACGTTGGTAAGGGGCTTTCGAAACTTACGCCAAAGCGTATACGTAGGGTACTGAATGAGCGTATCGCACGCCACGATGAAGACCTGGCGGCACTCTCGCTGGATACCCATGACACCGGGTTCCATGAACTGCGGAAGGGCGTGAAGCGGATTCGTTACCTGGCTGATCTGAATCCAGAGACCCCTGAGCCGTTTCTGTCCCAATTGAAGCACCGCCAGCGCCTGCTCGGGGAGTATCAAGACCTGTGTTCTCGTCAGGCCTGGCTGGATGCCTTTGGCGCAAGCCCCGATAGCGACCCGCAGCAACAGCAGGAATGTGTTCAGTGGCGCGATTCGTTAGAGAAGCCGAAGCTGGTGCTGCGCAAAGAAGTATTGGCGTTGGAAGCTCTGGCCAACGTGTCCCCGTAA
- a CDS encoding S8 family serine peptidase, whose protein sequence is MAKKPTGNGNTPAGEPLSTVSCGIEQLLLAALERGGSCLETGRFLISYREGRVEEGIRALKAQKFRVADARDFTDQAVSLEDAGDAEAMVFPELGVALVGGDALQQHGMSALGKVTADSPIEIIEPEYFAFSENSEYLRGFLRAASTIARDLGVELDEGEENLEEDALRPTWGLNRCKVPQSSWSGAGIKVAVLDTGMDLGHPDFEGRELVTRSFVGEPVQDINGHGTHCIGTACGPQAPGGNTPRYGVAYEAQVFVGKVLTNSGSSTGAGVLAGLNWAIANRCEVISMSLGSQSPVQAAYTHAGEAALRNGCLVIAAAGNSATNTGAPANSPTVISVASIDTNLQPSSFSNHGKIEIAAPGRDIFSSWPRPTRHKTISGTSMAAPHVAGCAALWAQSDASLRGRKLWEQLVASVQELPLPEYGVGAGLVQAP, encoded by the coding sequence ATGGCGAAAAAACCGACAGGTAACGGCAACACGCCAGCGGGTGAGCCACTCTCCACTGTTTCATGCGGAATCGAACAACTGTTATTGGCAGCCTTAGAGCGGGGCGGTAGCTGCCTTGAAACTGGGCGCTTCCTGATCAGTTATCGTGAAGGAAGAGTTGAAGAGGGGATCAGAGCGCTGAAGGCCCAAAAATTTCGGGTCGCTGATGCGCGGGATTTCACCGATCAAGCCGTTAGCCTGGAAGATGCCGGAGATGCTGAGGCAATGGTATTTCCGGAGCTTGGAGTGGCACTGGTAGGCGGCGATGCCCTACAGCAGCATGGCATGAGTGCGCTGGGTAAGGTCACTGCGGATAGTCCCATCGAAATTATTGAGCCAGAGTATTTCGCCTTTTCTGAAAATTCTGAATATCTACGGGGTTTTTTGCGGGCAGCCAGCACTATCGCCCGTGACCTGGGCGTTGAGCTGGATGAGGGCGAAGAGAACCTTGAAGAGGACGCCCTTCGGCCAACTTGGGGGCTAAACCGCTGTAAGGTGCCGCAAAGTAGCTGGAGCGGTGCGGGTATAAAAGTTGCCGTGCTGGATACCGGGATGGATCTAGGTCACCCGGATTTTGAGGGAAGGGAGCTCGTAACCCGCTCATTCGTCGGGGAGCCGGTTCAGGATATCAACGGGCACGGTACTCACTGTATCGGCACGGCTTGTGGCCCCCAGGCGCCCGGCGGCAACACGCCCCGTTACGGGGTCGCGTATGAGGCGCAGGTCTTCGTCGGAAAGGTGCTGACCAACTCGGGCAGCAGTACCGGGGCGGGCGTGCTCGCTGGTCTGAACTGGGCCATCGCCAACCGGTGTGAGGTGATCTCGATGTCGCTTGGCAGCCAGAGCCCTGTGCAGGCTGCTTACACCCATGCTGGTGAAGCGGCACTGCGTAATGGGTGCCTCGTTATCGCTGCGGCGGGTAATTCCGCAACTAATACAGGGGCGCCTGCTAACTCGCCTACCGTAATATCGGTGGCATCTATCGATACGAACCTGCAGCCCTCCAGCTTTTCCAATCATGGCAAGATCGAGATTGCCGCGCCTGGGCGCGATATCTTCTCCTCGTGGCCCCGGCCCACTCGCCATAAAACGATCAGTGGCACCAGCATGGCGGCGCCACATGTGGCAGGCTGCGCGGCACTGTGGGCGCAATCAGATGCCTCGCTGCGGGGCAGGAAACTTTGGGAGCAGCTGGTGGCTTCGGTGCAAGAGCTGCCGTTGCCTGAATACGGCGTGGGAGCAGGGTTGGTGCAAGCGCCCTAG
- the map gene encoding type I methionyl aminopeptidase, with amino-acid sequence MSELTLKSEEELRLMREAGRLLGLVFSHLDQRIAPGVSTMAINDWAERYIVDQLQARPASKGQYDYQYVLNASVNHVVCHGIPSDKQILKTGDIVNVDITLEKDGFIADSSKMYLIGEVTPYAKRLVDKTYEALWQGIEAVKPGATLGDVGYAIQQYAEKYGYSVVREYCGHGIGREMHEEPQVLHYGKKGRGLVLKEGMVFTIEPMINQGRAKIKTKRDGWTVVTSDKKLSAQWEHTIAVTSSGFEVLTLRDEERTPTDSNE; translated from the coding sequence GTGAGTGAGCTGACGCTAAAAAGCGAGGAGGAGTTGCGTTTGATGCGGGAAGCCGGACGGCTACTCGGATTGGTGTTCAGTCATCTTGACCAACGGATAGCGCCCGGCGTATCCACCATGGCTATTAACGATTGGGCCGAGCGTTATATCGTCGATCAATTGCAGGCTCGCCCGGCCAGTAAGGGGCAATACGATTACCAGTACGTATTGAATGCCTCAGTCAACCACGTGGTGTGCCATGGCATTCCATCCGACAAGCAAATACTCAAAACAGGCGATATCGTCAATGTCGACATTACCCTGGAGAAAGACGGCTTTATTGCTGACTCCAGCAAGATGTATCTGATCGGCGAAGTGACTCCCTATGCCAAACGGTTGGTGGATAAAACCTACGAGGCTCTATGGCAAGGGATAGAAGCGGTTAAGCCCGGTGCCACGTTGGGTGATGTAGGCTATGCAATTCAGCAATATGCCGAAAAGTACGGCTACTCTGTTGTACGTGAGTATTGCGGCCATGGAATAGGCCGAGAAATGCATGAAGAGCCGCAGGTATTACATTACGGAAAGAAAGGCAGGGGCTTGGTTTTAAAAGAAGGGATGGTTTTTACCATCGAGCCCATGATTAATCAGGGCAGGGCCAAAATAAAAACCAAGCGGGACGGCTGGACAGTAGTGACCAGTGACAAGAAACTGTCTGCTCAGTGGGAGCATACGATTGCCGTCACATCCTCCGGTTTCGAAGTGCTAACACTGCGTGATGAAGAGCGTACCCCAACTGATAGTAACGAATAA
- a CDS encoding GGDEF domain-containing protein, with product MPLQKQQYQVHRLTGQFCDTSRELMYRRSIQESVRLEFSFAVSVAACVFGMFAIADYYLLGLTREFYLLLTMRIVVVSICLLVALVVRRWGGNDYRAWLHALPLWVFATGIILIVPLRPESLPTQITAVVVATMAFYLLIPNPLTVVTAASLYLNIGFLVAAVLFASLAPIATLLVALLLIMGSVVGFFALLRLECLQRKQYALLQEERENNDQLHKEIAHRKSLEEQLRVVAEQDELTSLNNRGHFIKLAKDLLQHSQSHKAPFSLFMIDVDHFKHINDTWGHSHGDWVLTKIAEVCAESLRPTDVIGRFGGEEFVVALPDTGSGDAQLVAERLKKKVAELSLTEEMGKLRPSVTVGVAATDSEKADLESLIKRADEMLYVGKRGGRNQVVVCSDVVEAPDSPVGNK from the coding sequence GTGCCATTACAGAAACAACAGTATCAGGTGCATAGGTTAACCGGGCAGTTTTGCGATACCAGCCGTGAGTTGATGTATCGCCGCTCTATCCAGGAAAGCGTGCGGCTTGAATTTAGCTTTGCTGTGAGCGTTGCGGCATGTGTCTTTGGCATGTTCGCGATTGCGGATTACTACCTGCTGGGCCTTACCAGGGAGTTCTATCTGCTGCTTACCATGCGAATAGTGGTGGTGAGCATTTGCCTGTTGGTGGCACTCGTTGTGCGGCGCTGGGGTGGCAATGATTATCGTGCTTGGTTGCACGCCTTACCGCTGTGGGTATTTGCCACGGGCATTATATTGATTGTCCCCCTACGACCCGAAAGCCTCCCCACTCAAATTACCGCGGTGGTGGTGGCTACCATGGCGTTTTATCTTCTGATTCCCAATCCGTTAACAGTCGTGACAGCGGCCAGCCTCTATTTGAATATTGGTTTTTTAGTGGCTGCGGTGCTGTTCGCAAGTCTTGCCCCGATAGCGACGCTACTGGTCGCACTGTTGCTGATTATGGGTAGCGTTGTAGGTTTTTTCGCCCTGCTGCGCTTGGAATGCCTGCAGCGTAAGCAATATGCACTGCTTCAAGAAGAGCGAGAGAATAACGACCAATTACACAAAGAGATCGCTCACCGAAAATCACTGGAAGAACAGCTGAGGGTAGTCGCTGAGCAGGACGAGCTAACCAGCCTGAATAATCGCGGCCATTTTATAAAACTGGCTAAGGATCTGTTGCAGCACTCGCAGTCCCACAAGGCGCCATTTAGCCTGTTTATGATCGATGTGGATCACTTCAAACACATTAACGACACCTGGGGGCATAGCCACGGGGATTGGGTGCTAACCAAAATTGCCGAAGTCTGTGCAGAGTCGCTGCGTCCAACGGATGTGATAGGACGTTTTGGTGGTGAAGAGTTTGTCGTCGCCCTCCCGGACACCGGCTCGGGAGATGCGCAACTGGTCGCAGAGCGTTTGAAAAAGAAGGTGGCTGAGCTTTCATTAACAGAAGAGATGGGCAAACTGCGCCCAAGCGTCACCGTTGGCGTGGCGGCTACCGATTCAGAGAAAGCCGATCTGGAGTCTTTAATTAAACGAGCGGATGAGATGCTTTATGTTGGCAAGCGTGGGGGGAGGAACCAAGTCGTCGTCTGCAGCGATGTCGTCGAAGCACCAGATTCACCCGTTGGCAACAAGTAG
- a CDS encoding M48 family metallopeptidase: MHRRFLLPVFLLGLMASLAGCGETPTGRSQLALVPNALMADMGEDAFNQLRNSQPINRDTQANQLVQCVAEKVVAGAEASYPGLAFPERWEVVVFEDASPNAFALPGGRIGVHSGLLRVAETPAQLAAVIGHEVGHVLADHGNERLTQQLGIKAVLLVVGLLGEEEFGNQQLMQALGIGAQLGINLPFSRTHEEEADLMGLEIMARAGFDPQQSVALWRNMAASGGGQPPEFLSTHPAHESRIRALQQGLEKATASYRAVTPAEC; encoded by the coding sequence ATGCATCGGCGATTTCTATTACCTGTTTTTCTCTTGGGGCTGATGGCCTCTTTGGCTGGCTGCGGGGAAACGCCCACTGGGCGCTCCCAATTGGCGTTAGTACCGAACGCGTTAATGGCTGACATGGGGGAAGACGCTTTTAATCAGCTACGCAATAGCCAGCCGATCAATCGCGATACGCAGGCTAATCAATTGGTGCAGTGCGTGGCTGAAAAAGTGGTGGCTGGCGCTGAGGCGAGCTACCCAGGGCTCGCTTTCCCTGAACGCTGGGAAGTGGTGGTATTTGAGGATGCTTCCCCCAATGCGTTTGCTCTGCCGGGGGGACGCATCGGGGTGCACAGCGGGCTACTGCGAGTGGCTGAGACGCCAGCACAGCTAGCGGCGGTGATTGGGCACGAGGTGGGGCATGTGTTGGCGGATCATGGCAATGAGCGGCTTACCCAGCAGCTTGGCATTAAAGCCGTGTTATTGGTGGTGGGGTTATTAGGGGAAGAGGAATTTGGCAACCAGCAATTGATGCAGGCCTTGGGTATTGGTGCCCAGTTGGGTATTAACCTGCCTTTCAGCCGCACCCATGAGGAGGAGGCCGATTTGATGGGCTTGGAAATTATGGCCCGTGCGGGGTTTGACCCGCAGCAGAGCGTGGCCCTGTGGCGCAACATGGCTGCTAGCGGTGGTGGTCAGCCCCCTGAATTTCTTTCTACGCATCCTGCCCATGAATCGCGCATTCGGGCATTACAACAAGGGCTGGAAAAAGCCACGGCCAGCTATCGTGCGGTTACGCCTGCTGAATGTTGA
- a CDS encoding ParD-like family protein has protein sequence MGIVKINDQLHEDIRKASSVMVRSINAQAEYWIKVGMLAEANPGMTFSDIMREQMKQADVEVRKVVGE, from the coding sequence ATGGGTATCGTAAAAATCAATGATCAGCTGCATGAAGACATTCGCAAAGCCAGCTCGGTGATGGTGCGTTCTATCAATGCCCAGGCTGAGTATTGGATAAAGGTGGGCATGCTTGCCGAGGCCAATCCAGGCATGACCTTCTCTGACATCATGCGAGAGCAAATGAAGCAAGCCGACGTTGAAGTAAGGAAGGTGGTCGGTGAGTGA
- a CDS encoding alpha/beta hydrolase, with the protein MTETPLNLAYSPSYFARDYEATLRRQAALGIDLVARHQPITLRYGEDPAARLNLFVPENTAGPWPLMLFIHGGYWQALDNTATDFLAERYLARGMAFASLGYGLAPETSINTMVKQCIEGVAAACNALADNGGVWSIVLGGHSAGAQLAYWVAASGDIPIDKLILVSGVYDLTPLVDTYVNEALELTPTQALALSPIFADSSKLPSCQVVIAENDPPAFRQQTHDFVAALKTSHIQVELVDIANCDHFDVLDAL; encoded by the coding sequence ATGACTGAAACACCCCTGAATCTCGCCTACTCGCCGAGCTATTTCGCTCGGGATTATGAAGCCACTTTAAGGCGCCAGGCAGCTTTAGGTATCGACCTGGTGGCACGCCACCAGCCGATTACCCTGCGCTACGGTGAAGATCCGGCGGCCCGCCTCAACCTGTTTGTTCCGGAAAATACCGCGGGCCCCTGGCCATTGATGCTATTTATTCACGGCGGTTACTGGCAGGCGCTTGATAACACCGCGACGGACTTTCTGGCTGAACGCTACCTGGCCCGAGGCATGGCATTCGCCTCACTGGGTTACGGCTTAGCACCGGAAACGTCCATTAACACCATGGTGAAGCAGTGCATTGAGGGGGTTGCGGCGGCATGCAACGCCCTCGCGGATAACGGTGGCGTCTGGTCGATTGTATTAGGCGGCCATAGCGCCGGTGCCCAGCTGGCTTACTGGGTAGCCGCCAGTGGTGATATACCCATTGATAAATTGATACTGGTGAGCGGCGTTTATGACCTAACCCCATTGGTGGATACCTACGTTAACGAAGCGCTGGAGCTCACCCCAACCCAAGCGCTTGCGTTAAGCCCTATATTTGCCGATTCGAGCAAACTACCCTCATGCCAAGTAGTGATCGCCGAAAATGATCCGCCCGCTTTTCGCCAACAAACACACGATTTCGTTGCAGCTTTAAAGACTAGCCATATCCAAGTCGAGCTCGTGGATATAGCTAACTGCGATCACTTTGATGTGTTAGATGCGTTATGA
- a CDS encoding GGDEF domain-containing protein: MMRKHAPIPTEWWADFLLNQYSRSRRLGYLLSGVVLVLLPVFTILDATLVGYSNGESVWKHILLRLPAAMLAITFLLLHRKKDPGLWAYPLLLTLNLSIVGMMAAMFVLHYSEQGGHLLYITQGLTLAIIAVATATVYGVRDLVLIYGLPFMAVIAFIVFSGSPFPDNPIHLIFIPAAMGIGVVIATMLYQEHQRTFIASQQLEHSALTDALTGLPNRRSMHTHLQSEWSRAKRGEQCFAVLMADLDRFKAVNDQYGHEVGDEVLTILATRFTTTLRGGDRVARWGGEEFLLLIPSATVESAMAVAEKVRRAVAEPTFATSAGNLAVTLSLGVALHRQTESIDEVISRADKALYRAKQEGRNRAVLAGERSGTVFSAIASNS; the protein is encoded by the coding sequence ATGATGAGAAAGCATGCGCCAATACCCACCGAATGGTGGGCCGATTTTCTACTTAATCAATACTCGCGGTCGCGCCGACTTGGCTACTTGTTGTCTGGCGTGGTGTTGGTGTTGTTACCCGTTTTCACTATTTTGGATGCGACGCTGGTCGGCTACTCTAACGGGGAGTCGGTATGGAAACATATTCTCCTTCGCCTGCCCGCCGCTATGCTGGCGATTACTTTTTTGCTGCTCCATCGTAAGAAAGACCCAGGCTTATGGGCTTATCCGCTATTGCTGACGTTGAATCTTTCAATAGTGGGAATGATGGCTGCCATGTTCGTATTGCACTATTCGGAGCAGGGTGGACATCTTCTCTACATCACTCAAGGGCTCACCTTGGCCATCATTGCTGTGGCTACAGCGACCGTCTACGGTGTTAGAGATCTGGTTTTGATATACGGCTTGCCGTTTATGGCAGTAATCGCTTTTATTGTGTTTTCAGGTAGCCCCTTTCCAGATAACCCCATTCATTTGATCTTCATTCCCGCTGCGATGGGCATAGGTGTCGTCATTGCTACGATGCTTTACCAGGAACACCAGCGCACCTTTATTGCCAGCCAGCAACTTGAGCATAGTGCGTTGACCGATGCGCTGACCGGCTTGCCCAACCGGCGCTCGATGCATACACACTTGCAGTCAGAGTGGAGCCGCGCTAAACGCGGCGAACAGTGCTTTGCTGTGTTGATGGCCGACTTGGATCGCTTCAAGGCAGTTAATGACCAGTATGGCCACGAAGTGGGTGATGAAGTGCTCACCATTCTTGCTACTCGGTTCACCACTACGCTTCGCGGTGGTGATCGGGTTGCCCGCTGGGGTGGAGAGGAGTTTTTGCTACTGATTCCAAGCGCCACCGTTGAGAGCGCTATGGCCGTCGCCGAAAAGGTGCGTCGAGCAGTTGCTGAGCCGACTTTTGCCACCTCGGCAGGCAACTTGGCGGTTACATTGAGCCTGGGTGTTGCGCTTCACCGCCAGACCGAGAGCATTGACGAAGTGATCAGCCGCGCCGACAAGGCGCTTTACCGTGCTAAGCAAGAAGGCCGCAACCGTGCGGTACTGGCAGGCGAGAGATCGGGCACGGTGTTTTCTGCAATTGCTTCAAACTCATAA
- a CDS encoding VOC family protein → MATPAKNTVCLWYDGGAKEAARFYADTFPDSFVSAVHHAPGDFPSGKQGDVLTVEFTVMGIPCLGLNGGPGVTHNESFSFQVSTHDQAETDRYWNAIVSNGGEESACGWCKDKWGISWQITPAVLINAVTNPDPAVAKRAFDAMMQMRKINIADIEAALHG, encoded by the coding sequence ATGGCAACCCCCGCAAAGAACACTGTTTGCCTTTGGTACGATGGTGGTGCAAAAGAAGCAGCGCGCTTTTACGCTGATACCTTTCCTGATTCGTTTGTCAGTGCGGTTCATCACGCACCGGGAGACTTTCCATCGGGTAAGCAGGGGGATGTATTGACCGTCGAGTTTACCGTGATGGGCATTCCGTGCCTTGGGCTCAACGGCGGGCCTGGGGTTACGCACAATGAGTCGTTCTCTTTTCAGGTTTCAACGCATGACCAAGCCGAAACGGATCGCTATTGGAATGCCATTGTTAGCAATGGTGGCGAGGAAAGCGCCTGTGGCTGGTGCAAGGATAAATGGGGAATATCGTGGCAGATAACGCCTGCTGTGCTGATTAACGCCGTTACCAACCCTGACCCTGCCGTCGCAAAGCGAGCATTCGACGCAATGATGCAGATGAGAAAAATCAACATCGCGGACATTGAGGCGGCGCTTCACGGTTGA